A single genomic interval of Cupriavidus necator N-1 harbors:
- a CDS encoding protein PilL: MMKPLLISVLALAASGAAVAADTDPLDFDYQVVARASERPALIFNDGQSTYIQPRAGQLVTADGAQQNGPYWVIDGVPDVVRYSVNGQSVIARWKRANGFTGEPANPVGDLPGSLAGFSGRIALIGQHGDLALVRAGRSVMPLAAMVKSLAPAGWSGTAQKDIALTEDVSLQRAAGENWLQALGRVLEQRNLYAEVDFERQHVTLRATAPKAFAVDSRRRADAPAASSLAAAPAPVAAELVSTSVPTSATAASATTRAAAPAPAVGTAAEPLTLATAFDANAIRDTKTGRIEIRFDQKPGELLFHDGAGKRLSTEWRDEDKALSLATVDRFTVRGGGKAVEVARVPGIHYLFAQQNEAGLSRVFEKDGATYLSFDKSMGSISVFDESRRGSGEHKDRYYKFNGISTRLTVVADGNVVQVDRVPEVRFYERAVTQ, from the coding sequence ATGATGAAGCCGCTTCTGATCTCCGTGCTGGCCCTGGCGGCGAGCGGCGCTGCCGTCGCGGCGGATACCGATCCGCTCGATTTTGACTATCAGGTGGTGGCGCGCGCCAGCGAGCGCCCTGCGCTGATATTCAACGATGGCCAGTCCACCTACATCCAGCCGCGAGCCGGGCAGCTCGTGACGGCCGATGGCGCGCAGCAGAACGGCCCGTACTGGGTCATCGATGGGGTGCCGGACGTGGTGCGCTACAGCGTGAACGGCCAGAGCGTCATCGCCCGCTGGAAGCGCGCCAACGGCTTCACCGGCGAGCCGGCCAATCCGGTGGGCGACCTGCCCGGGAGCCTCGCCGGCTTCTCGGGACGCATTGCCTTGATCGGCCAGCATGGCGACCTCGCGCTGGTGCGCGCCGGGCGCTCGGTAATGCCGCTGGCCGCGATGGTGAAGTCGCTCGCGCCGGCCGGCTGGTCGGGCACGGCACAAAAGGACATTGCGCTCACCGAAGACGTGTCGCTGCAAAGAGCTGCTGGTGAAAACTGGCTGCAGGCGCTTGGGCGGGTACTCGAGCAGCGCAACCTGTACGCCGAAGTGGACTTCGAGCGCCAGCACGTGACCCTGCGCGCTACCGCGCCCAAGGCGTTTGCGGTGGATAGCCGTCGCCGCGCCGATGCCCCGGCCGCCTCGTCGCTGGCCGCCGCGCCCGCACCGGTGGCCGCCGAACTGGTGTCGACGTCCGTCCCGACATCGGCTACCGCTGCGTCCGCCACAACCCGCGCCGCAGCGCCAGCACCGGCCGTCGGCACTGCCGCCGAGCCGTTGACGCTTGCCACTGCCTTCGACGCCAATGCGATCCGCGATACCAAGACGGGTCGCATCGAGATTCGCTTCGACCAGAAGCCGGGCGAGCTGTTGTTCCACGATGGGGCGGGCAAGCGGCTCTCCACCGAGTGGCGCGACGAGGACAAGGCGCTGTCGCTCGCCACGGTGGACCGCTTCACCGTGCGCGGCGGCGGCAAGGCGGTAGAAGTGGCCCGCGTGCCGGGGATTCACTACCTGTTCGCGCAACAGAACGAGGCGGGCTTGTCGCGTGTGTTTGAGAAAGACGGCGCGACCTACCTGAGCTTCGACAAGTCGATGGGCAGCATTTCGGTGTTCGATGAGAGCCGGCGCGGCAGTGGCGAGCACAAGGATCGCTACTACAAGTTCAACGGCATTTCGACGCGCCTGACGGTCGTCGCAGACGGCAACGTGGTGCAGGTCGATCGTGTGCCGGAAGTGCGCTTCTACGAGCGGGCGGTGACGCAATGA
- a CDS encoding toxin co-regulated pilus biosynthesis Q family protein — MFQSLFPARLSRTLVAASALPLCAMAQAAVPASTSASASPFGVDAAGQFEPAAPLAGAGWQLLAANAKRVADKPAAPNAAPSVAVPATDRTAIPVPATPVATVAATRAAAPAAPAALITWTVSPADANFRQLIEAWASRAGWSAAPWELEKDVPIVGSDVFDGDFKAAVRRVLSSTEMTDYIIKPCFYSNNVVRVVKLTTKCDLSQ; from the coding sequence ATGTTCCAGTCTCTCTTTCCTGCCCGGTTGAGCCGGACCCTCGTCGCGGCGAGCGCGCTGCCCCTCTGTGCCATGGCGCAGGCCGCTGTCCCTGCCAGCACGTCCGCCAGCGCCTCGCCCTTTGGCGTCGATGCCGCTGGCCAATTCGAGCCGGCCGCGCCCCTGGCCGGTGCCGGCTGGCAGTTGCTCGCCGCCAATGCGAAGCGCGTGGCAGACAAGCCGGCGGCCCCGAATGCCGCGCCGAGCGTTGCGGTGCCAGCCACCGACCGTACGGCGATTCCCGTTCCCGCCACGCCAGTTGCCACGGTCGCCGCAACACGCGCGGCCGCACCCGCAGCACCTGCCGCGCTCATCACATGGACGGTCTCGCCAGCCGATGCCAACTTCCGCCAGCTGATCGAGGCGTGGGCGTCGCGCGCCGGTTGGAGCGCCGCGCCGTGGGAGCTGGAGAAGGACGTGCCGATCGTTGGCAGCGACGTGTTCGATGGCGACTTCAAGGCCGCCGTGCGCCGCGTGCTGTCGTCTACCGAGATGACGGACTACATCATCAAGCCGTGCTTCTACTCCAACAACGTCGTCCGGGTCGTGAAGCTGACCACGAAGTGCGACCTCAGCCAGTGA
- a CDS encoding CpaF family protein, producing the protein MSAPAAHPTLQFDQLEASAVAMFFEALGPIKAYVEASDIAEVMINHADSVWIERHGELRRLDIRLDPAMIEGAVRALAASVQKSAVRGTDQGIINAGYQGMRIAAVMQPTAIDGNALSIRRHREQNLSLSDYVEMGAFSARVARNTADDKPIFDGPVEDEALKAALTQLVVQRKNILVAGGTSSGKTTLLNALVAEIPHSERVLSIEDTMELKMTVPNKVRLLSNADTRVTTQQLVALSLRFRPDRILVGEVRGGEAYDLLQALNTGHDGGMASLHANNARSALSRLESLAMLGIPAGSRWELDDMRKLIAECFHYVLHLRRTCEMRHVSEVLEIQGFKNNDYVVNRVF; encoded by the coding sequence ATGTCCGCACCTGCCGCACACCCCACCCTGCAATTCGACCAGCTCGAAGCGAGCGCGGTCGCGATGTTCTTCGAGGCGCTCGGTCCCATCAAGGCCTACGTCGAGGCTTCTGACATAGCGGAGGTGATGATCAACCATGCCGACAGCGTCTGGATCGAACGCCATGGCGAACTGCGCCGGCTTGATATCCGGCTCGATCCGGCCATGATCGAAGGCGCTGTGCGGGCGCTTGCCGCCTCGGTACAGAAGTCCGCAGTGCGCGGCACAGACCAGGGCATCATCAACGCCGGCTACCAGGGCATGCGGATCGCCGCCGTGATGCAGCCCACCGCCATCGACGGCAACGCGCTCAGCATCCGCCGACACCGCGAGCAGAACCTCTCCCTTTCCGACTACGTCGAGATGGGCGCGTTCTCTGCCCGAGTGGCCCGCAACACCGCCGACGACAAACCGATCTTTGACGGCCCGGTGGAGGATGAAGCGCTAAAGGCAGCGCTCACCCAACTGGTCGTGCAGCGCAAGAACATCCTCGTCGCCGGGGGCACGTCCTCGGGCAAGACCACCCTCCTAAACGCGCTGGTGGCCGAGATCCCCCACAGCGAGCGCGTGCTGTCCATCGAAGACACGATGGAACTGAAGATGACGGTGCCCAACAAGGTCCGCCTGTTGTCCAACGCTGACACCCGCGTGACCACGCAACAACTGGTCGCCCTCTCCCTGCGCTTTCGCCCCGACCGGATTCTCGTTGGCGAAGTGCGTGGCGGCGAGGCGTACGACCTGCTGCAGGCGCTTAACACCGGCCACGATGGCGGCATGGCGTCGCTACACGCCAACAACGCCCGCTCCGCCCTGTCGCGGCTCGAAAGTCTTGCGATGCTCGGCATCCCCGCCGGCTCCCGTTGGGAGCTGGATGACATGCGCAAGCTCATCGCCGAATGCTTCCACTACGTGCTGCACCTGCGTCGTACCTGCGAGATGCGGCACGTGTCGGAAGTCCTGGAGATTCAGGGCTTCAAAAACAACGACTACGTTGTCAACCGCGTTTTCTAA
- a CDS encoding type IV secretion system protein, with amino-acid sequence MPLFSRRNESKKVLSPAPGMYAGEDVTQFLFDRTARVVVERNHWKLATLVAALVAVAAVITRQPPEPVVRVVGVSADANGKPVARELDAYQPKALEIQVAFRDVVTRMFTIEPVLTPEIENSRIFQNINGVKKQMVGAARKQFEDWLSEDAPFRAIAQSPSLVREVQVTNIALLPDNTVAVEFVTSTREEGAKPRKQRYAMTFRYQIDPPKSDAALTGNPFGIYPVFFSIQKSAA; translated from the coding sequence ATGCCACTGTTCTCCCGCCGCAACGAATCGAAGAAGGTCCTGTCTCCCGCGCCTGGCATGTACGCCGGCGAGGACGTCACGCAATTCCTGTTTGACCGCACCGCTCGGGTGGTGGTCGAGCGCAATCACTGGAAGCTGGCGACGCTCGTCGCCGCGCTTGTGGCCGTGGCCGCCGTGATCACGCGCCAGCCGCCGGAACCAGTAGTGCGCGTGGTGGGCGTCTCGGCGGATGCGAACGGCAAGCCGGTGGCGCGTGAGTTGGACGCCTACCAGCCCAAAGCGTTGGAGATCCAGGTCGCCTTCCGCGACGTAGTCACACGCATGTTCACGATCGAGCCGGTGCTTACGCCGGAGATCGAGAATTCCCGCATCTTCCAGAACATCAATGGCGTGAAGAAGCAGATGGTTGGCGCCGCGCGCAAGCAGTTCGAAGACTGGCTGTCCGAAGACGCGCCGTTCCGTGCCATCGCGCAAAGCCCGTCGCTGGTGCGCGAGGTGCAGGTCACCAACATCGCCTTGCTGCCGGACAACACGGTTGCGGTGGAGTTTGTCACCTCCACCCGCGAAGAAGGGGCGAAGCCGCGCAAGCAGCGCTACGCCATGACCTTCCGCTATCAGATCGATCCCCCGAAGAGCGACGCGGCGCTGACTGGCAACCCGTTTGGCATCTACCCCGTGTTCTTCAGCATCCAGAAGTCTGCCGCCTGA
- a CDS encoding type 4b pilus protein PilO2, whose protein sequence is MILDIHGKKLVFGMQWRTLTGSDAPSALAANIAREVRAARIWHEDQALHMGYLDTADAQAKIKDKLYSGAAAIARVPELVPNALFVFRLEAPGQAPVYLVCGIVKGRPRVGFDQVVRDEKTLAQLAVDFPAKCDGEFKLVGNMPELLPLLPPERHVMHVPYTLDMLVAHAGPAALLKKPRTTSQRKRVLTLAVLAGSAAVSWPYGKAEYDAYQRRLHPPPPQKTPAERYADDLAARAARPVALTGVALPAWAQWFANDVPLQVGGWSLASIQCADVVTPKANCALTYEIRQGAKGLTNQTFVASLPDAFRAPVFQANDTKAVVSAQVPVGEVRNLGAVLEQPPKAMALRVGFGSQLQTLRPVATKAELKELLIFGTVPPEGPASLLHPVLSATWEISGPLRNVTEFAAFPPNVTVKALDLVVNLDAAPDIKQSKFMLTVKGDAFARD, encoded by the coding sequence ATGATTCTCGACATCCACGGCAAGAAGCTTGTCTTCGGCATGCAGTGGCGCACGCTGACGGGCAGCGATGCCCCGTCGGCGCTCGCGGCGAACATTGCCCGCGAGGTGCGGGCGGCGCGGATCTGGCACGAGGACCAGGCGCTGCACATGGGCTATCTGGATACGGCCGACGCGCAGGCGAAGATCAAGGACAAGCTGTACTCCGGCGCCGCAGCCATCGCGCGCGTGCCGGAACTGGTGCCCAATGCGCTATTCGTGTTCCGGCTCGAAGCACCGGGCCAGGCGCCGGTGTACCTGGTCTGCGGCATCGTGAAGGGGCGCCCCCGTGTGGGCTTTGACCAGGTCGTGCGCGACGAGAAGACGCTCGCCCAGCTGGCGGTGGATTTCCCCGCCAAGTGCGATGGCGAGTTCAAGCTGGTGGGCAACATGCCCGAGCTGCTGCCGTTGCTGCCGCCCGAACGTCATGTCATGCACGTGCCCTACACACTTGACATGCTCGTGGCACATGCCGGGCCGGCTGCGCTCCTTAAAAAACCCCGCACCACGAGCCAGCGCAAGCGCGTCCTGACGCTGGCGGTGCTGGCGGGCTCGGCGGCCGTGAGCTGGCCGTATGGCAAGGCGGAGTACGACGCCTACCAACGCCGCCTGCATCCGCCGCCGCCACAGAAGACACCGGCGGAGCGCTACGCGGACGATCTGGCCGCGCGAGCCGCCAGGCCGGTGGCGCTGACCGGCGTCGCGCTGCCCGCTTGGGCGCAGTGGTTCGCCAACGATGTGCCGCTGCAGGTTGGGGGCTGGTCGCTCGCCAGTATCCAGTGTGCAGATGTGGTGACGCCCAAGGCCAACTGTGCCCTGACCTACGAAATTCGGCAGGGCGCGAAGGGCCTGACCAACCAGACCTTTGTGGCGTCGCTGCCGGATGCCTTCCGAGCCCCGGTGTTTCAGGCCAACGACACCAAGGCGGTGGTGAGTGCGCAGGTCCCTGTGGGCGAGGTGCGCAATCTTGGTGCAGTGCTGGAACAGCCGCCCAAGGCGATGGCGCTGCGGGTGGGCTTCGGCTCTCAGTTGCAGACGCTGCGCCCGGTGGCCACCAAGGCGGAACTGAAGGAACTGTTGATTTTTGGCACGGTGCCGCCTGAAGGTCCAGCCTCGCTCCTTCATCCGGTGCTGTCGGCCACGTGGGAGATCTCCGGGCCGTTGCGCAATGTGACCGAGTTCGCGGCATTCCCCCCGAACGTCACGGTCAAGGCGCTCGACCTCGTGGTGAATCTGGACGCTGCGCCGGATATCAAGCAATCGAAATTCATGTTGACGGTCAAGGGCGATGCGTTCGCTCGCGACTGA
- a CDS encoding TrbI/VirB10 family protein, which produces MESDLAKQAEDKKAKKLQERTSTPDNGGLDQLIRQQQDEARKQAAQQAAEATRPEPAKAPVMTAKDFVQPATAGPAAAELKQANDLDTVMTSPIFKSDGKAMRRDVKRQPDLSGVVDPAQMRAQQLAAVGGMNGTGGVGGAGGMPGMGGPEGGNTAPTSSDGQFLRGAAATSFTRTGFAGKLAPCTVSQGFVIPATFVGGLNSDKPGEFRATVTNDVYDTVNGTCKAIPAGATLVGTYSSDIAIGQERILAAFVRMQLPNGKWVPLLGMGGADPNGYAGISGDVNNHFFKIFAGALIIGVLEQHFNDSATATTVGPNGLTTFGNTAGQVAAQTAQTILNRNQNIRPTITTKPGQKLLVQVKHDIVLEPYRD; this is translated from the coding sequence ATGGAGTCGGACCTGGCCAAGCAGGCCGAGGACAAGAAGGCCAAGAAGCTGCAGGAGCGCACCAGCACCCCCGACAACGGCGGCCTTGATCAGCTCATTCGCCAGCAGCAGGATGAGGCGCGCAAACAGGCGGCGCAGCAGGCGGCCGAGGCGACCAGGCCGGAGCCGGCCAAGGCGCCGGTGATGACCGCGAAGGATTTCGTGCAGCCCGCGACAGCCGGGCCGGCCGCCGCCGAGCTGAAACAGGCGAACGACCTGGATACCGTCATGACCTCGCCGATCTTCAAGTCGGACGGCAAGGCCATGCGGCGAGACGTCAAGCGCCAGCCGGATCTCTCCGGCGTGGTCGATCCGGCGCAGATGCGCGCCCAGCAGCTGGCCGCAGTCGGAGGCATGAATGGAACGGGTGGAGTCGGCGGAGCCGGTGGTATGCCCGGCATGGGTGGGCCCGAGGGCGGCAACACCGCGCCTACGTCGAGCGACGGGCAATTCCTGCGCGGCGCGGCGGCCACGAGCTTTACCCGTACGGGATTCGCAGGCAAGCTCGCGCCGTGTACGGTGAGCCAGGGCTTCGTGATTCCCGCCACGTTCGTCGGCGGCCTCAACTCAGACAAGCCGGGCGAGTTCCGCGCGACCGTTACCAACGACGTGTACGACACGGTGAATGGCACGTGCAAGGCGATCCCGGCCGGCGCCACGCTGGTTGGCACGTACAGCAGCGACATTGCCATTGGACAGGAGCGCATCCTCGCCGCCTTCGTGCGCATGCAGTTGCCCAACGGCAAGTGGGTACCGCTGTTGGGCATGGGCGGCGCCGACCCCAATGGCTACGCGGGTATCAGCGGTGACGTCAACAACCATTTCTTCAAGATCTTTGCCGGCGCGCTGATTATCGGCGTGTTGGAGCAGCACTTTAACGATTCCGCTACGGCGACGACGGTTGGTCCCAACGGCCTGACCACCTTTGGCAATACGGCAGGGCAAGTCGCTGCGCAGACCGCGCAGACGATTCTGAATCGCAATCAGAACATTCGTCCAACGATCACCACCAAGCCCGGCCAGAAGCTACTGGTGCAGGTCAAGCACGATATCGTGCTGGAGCCATATCGTGATTAA
- a CDS encoding lytic transglycosylase domain-containing protein: protein MIRRLAAGVAALTLCTAASVLASGNAYADCLDDAAAYHRLSPVLLRTIARHESGMRANAINRNTNGTEDIGLMQINSVHLPRLARYGITRDKLFDPCVSAYVGAWILRDCLDRVGATWAGVGCYNAGAHDKRMRYANRIYQTLLSTQPK, encoded by the coding sequence ATGATCCGGCGCCTCGCGGCCGGTGTCGCCGCTCTCACGCTGTGCACGGCGGCCTCGGTGCTCGCGAGCGGAAACGCTTACGCCGATTGCCTGGACGACGCCGCAGCCTACCACCGGCTCAGCCCAGTGCTGCTTCGCACCATCGCCCGGCATGAATCGGGCATGCGCGCCAACGCGATCAATCGCAACACCAACGGCACCGAAGACATCGGGCTCATGCAGATCAATTCGGTGCATCTGCCGCGCCTGGCACGCTACGGCATCACGCGCGACAAGCTCTTCGATCCCTGCGTGAGTGCTTACGTAGGCGCGTGGATCCTGCGCGACTGCCTTGACCGCGTCGGCGCGACCTGGGCAGGCGTGGGTTGCTACAACGCCGGCGCCCACGATAAGCGGATGCGGTACGCGAACCGCATCTACCAGACCCTGCTCAGCACGCAGCCTAAGTAA
- a CDS encoding pilus assembly protein PilN has product MKLNRLFRPTAGAVLVCSTLAGCVSPQLQRDIRQAADDARAEQMARTESLYAQMRRDRTAVEAEQEVLKPYLVGKPVPTARNVTLPLALRNNVDTWVMFPERVMPLAVAAQRITMATGIPVKIESDVYLPSNLLMPRSLMTQAGGQVRNQNGTAGGNPLSTTGLGPAPTTNGPLPGALLAGGANATAANQATPLIETALNVEFKNSEKMPLANMLDLIATRLGINWEYNASKGVIRFYRLTTKMWQLPMKAGTSSFTTEFKQSAQGGSNANVGGGGQATQIDAAVKSEAKELDDMDGIRKSIEPALTMVGRAELNPATGILTLKDTKEAVEAADEIVRKQIAIYSRMVYVKFQTIDFTVTDNGEAGADWNAVLTKALEHIPSFTFTALSPASLVSSNAGSFGLGITSGGWNGTQAIVNALKQYGTVTTSVTIPMALRNRHGAQYNNRRQFTYVSSTTPASTTVGGTGGIPGITTSTGTVGFKLTLFPDATTRDDVNLTLAFDQSALDGPIETFTSGSGINQQSVQVPKIVAKGIPAQDLIVRNGQTVIVTAFDQTDSQFSHRTLGEYLPTILGGSLTASKSRTFTLVLATVMVQDQGEAQ; this is encoded by the coding sequence ATGAAATTGAACCGACTCTTTCGCCCGACCGCTGGTGCGGTGCTGGTGTGCTCGACTCTGGCCGGTTGCGTGTCGCCGCAGCTACAGCGGGACATCCGCCAGGCCGCAGACGACGCACGCGCCGAACAGATGGCCCGTACCGAGAGTCTGTACGCGCAGATGCGGCGCGATCGCACGGCTGTCGAAGCTGAGCAGGAAGTCTTGAAGCCGTACCTCGTTGGGAAGCCCGTGCCGACCGCGCGCAACGTGACCCTGCCGCTCGCCCTGCGCAATAACGTGGACACCTGGGTCATGTTTCCAGAGCGGGTGATGCCGTTGGCCGTCGCTGCGCAGCGCATCACGATGGCGACCGGCATTCCGGTCAAGATCGAATCCGACGTGTACCTGCCGTCCAATCTACTGATGCCGCGCAGCCTGATGACGCAGGCTGGCGGTCAAGTGCGTAACCAGAATGGCACGGCCGGCGGCAACCCGCTTAGTACGACGGGCCTAGGCCCCGCACCCACCACGAACGGCCCCCTGCCGGGGGCGCTGCTTGCCGGCGGCGCCAACGCAACTGCCGCCAATCAGGCCACTCCGCTGATTGAGACGGCGCTCAACGTCGAGTTCAAGAACAGCGAGAAGATGCCGCTGGCGAACATGCTAGACCTGATCGCGACGCGCCTGGGGATCAACTGGGAGTACAACGCATCCAAGGGCGTAATTCGCTTCTACCGGCTAACCACCAAGATGTGGCAACTGCCGATGAAGGCGGGTACCAGTTCCTTCACCACCGAGTTCAAGCAGAGCGCACAGGGTGGCAGTAACGCCAACGTGGGTGGCGGCGGGCAGGCCACTCAGATCGATGCAGCCGTGAAGTCCGAGGCAAAGGAGCTGGACGACATGGACGGCATCCGCAAGAGCATCGAGCCTGCACTGACGATGGTCGGCCGCGCCGAGCTTAACCCGGCCACCGGCATTCTAACGCTGAAGGACACCAAGGAAGCGGTCGAGGCGGCCGATGAGATCGTACGCAAGCAAATTGCCATCTACTCGCGCATGGTGTACGTGAAGTTCCAGACCATCGACTTTACGGTTACTGACAATGGTGAAGCCGGTGCGGACTGGAACGCGGTGCTCACCAAGGCGCTGGAGCACATTCCGAGCTTCACATTCACGGCGCTCTCGCCCGCATCGCTAGTGTCGTCCAACGCCGGCAGTTTCGGTCTGGGTATCACGTCGGGCGGATGGAATGGCACGCAGGCGATTGTCAACGCGCTCAAGCAGTATGGCACGGTCACGACCTCCGTCACGATCCCGATGGCACTTCGCAATCGCCACGGTGCTCAATACAACAACCGCAGACAGTTCACCTATGTGTCGTCGACAACGCCAGCATCGACGACGGTTGGGGGCACGGGTGGCATTCCCGGCATAACTACTTCGACCGGGACAGTTGGTTTCAAGCTAACCCTGTTCCCAGACGCGACCACCCGCGACGACGTGAACCTCACGCTCGCCTTCGACCAGTCAGCTCTTGATGGTCCGATTGAGACCTTTACGTCTGGCTCGGGCATCAACCAGCAGTCTGTTCAGGTGCCGAAGATTGTGGCGAAGGGGATCCCAGCGCAGGACCTGATCGTGCGCAACGGCCAGACCGTGATCGTGACGGCATTTGATCAGACCGATTCGCAGTTCTCGCACCGCACGCTCGGGGAATACTTGCCGACCATTCTCGGCGGGTCGCTGACGGCCAGCAAGTCGCGCACCTTCACGCTAGTGCTAGCGACCGTGATGGTGCAGGACCAGGGCGAGGCGCAATGA
- a CDS encoding TrbG/VirB9 family P-type conjugative transfer protein: MSQSLRSRFSVVGLTAAMCLMLSAGPGFSADKPSRKAPPPPLPGLGIGDMADAMNPMNPFNGGVEPVALPGDSRLVVFPYSPDQIFRVLTAPLKVTTIEFAPDEQIVGDPAWGENIRWSFETDGANHLYVKPSGPGLVNTLSVNTNKRSYEFTLVSSPLGGIFYQKVRFRVQGAFGAKAKARAEHGAGAAEREPPNSAPDAVAVSPDKLNFDYRVEGGAAFKPETVFDDGTAIWMRIPRGADWPVALYKDGSDYVVANFIRRGEFLVMQRLADEIALRSGDTEVKVLRGKRRILGLF; the protein is encoded by the coding sequence ATGTCCCAATCCCTGCGTTCCCGCTTTTCCGTCGTTGGCCTGACTGCGGCTATGTGCCTGATGCTGTCGGCGGGCCCCGGCTTCTCGGCCGACAAGCCTTCGCGCAAGGCGCCGCCGCCGCCGCTGCCCGGGCTCGGGATCGGCGACATGGCTGACGCCATGAATCCGATGAACCCGTTCAACGGCGGGGTCGAGCCAGTGGCCTTGCCCGGCGATTCGCGCCTGGTGGTGTTCCCCTACAGCCCCGATCAGATCTTCCGCGTACTGACGGCGCCACTGAAGGTGACCACCATCGAGTTTGCGCCCGACGAACAGATTGTGGGTGATCCAGCGTGGGGCGAGAACATCCGCTGGAGCTTCGAGACGGATGGTGCGAACCATCTGTATGTGAAGCCGAGCGGCCCGGGCCTGGTCAACACGCTGTCGGTCAATACCAACAAGCGCAGCTACGAGTTCACGCTGGTGTCGTCGCCGCTAGGCGGGATCTTCTATCAGAAGGTGCGCTTCCGTGTGCAAGGGGCGTTCGGCGCGAAGGCTAAGGCGCGGGCGGAGCATGGCGCAGGCGCGGCCGAGCGCGAGCCGCCCAATTCGGCGCCGGATGCCGTCGCAGTCTCGCCGGACAAGCTGAACTTTGACTACCGCGTGGAAGGTGGCGCCGCGTTCAAGCCGGAGACGGTGTTCGATGACGGCACCGCCATCTGGATGCGCATCCCCCGCGGCGCGGACTGGCCGGTGGCGCTGTACAAGGACGGCAGCGACTACGTGGTGGCGAACTTCATCCGCCGCGGAGAGTTTCTCGTGATGCAGCGGTTGGCCGACGAGATTGCGCTGCGGTCGGGCGATACCGAAGTCAAGGTGCTGCGTGGCAAGCGCCGCATTCTCGGTCTGTTCTGA
- a CDS encoding transglycosylase SLT domain-containing protein: MSGAGAQTIEAMVSPTALVVSDAAGARVVTLTGKPVLFCGLDSFLGWSARWIGATLRMEGGQAPAVVVQGQAVPLTALLARDGWLRPERLDDGAQVALVERRGGWACAPKTEAFAQMSEKVDPRILAGIAMNESAYRGRPWPWTLNVAGRGMFFATREDAHATIERLLAAKRCDFDVGIMQINWCYHGKRFASAWDALSPATNIRAAEAILTDNLQRSGSPMKAVAWYHSADPARGGPYFARFMTHFQQLKAPQP, encoded by the coding sequence ATGAGCGGCGCCGGCGCACAGACCATCGAGGCGATGGTGAGCCCTACGGCGCTGGTCGTGAGTGACGCCGCGGGTGCACGCGTTGTGACGCTGACGGGAAAGCCCGTGCTCTTCTGCGGGCTGGACTCGTTCCTCGGCTGGTCCGCACGGTGGATTGGCGCGACGCTTCGCATGGAAGGAGGCCAGGCCCCCGCCGTGGTGGTGCAAGGGCAAGCCGTGCCGCTCACCGCGCTGCTGGCACGAGACGGCTGGCTGCGCCCGGAGCGCCTGGACGACGGTGCACAGGTGGCGCTGGTCGAGCGTCGCGGCGGCTGGGCCTGTGCGCCCAAAACCGAAGCCTTCGCGCAGATGAGCGAGAAGGTCGATCCCCGCATTCTGGCGGGCATCGCCATGAACGAATCGGCCTATCGCGGCCGTCCGTGGCCGTGGACGCTCAACGTCGCCGGCCGCGGCATGTTCTTCGCCACCCGCGAGGATGCGCACGCGACGATCGAACGGCTCCTGGCCGCCAAGCGCTGCGACTTCGACGTCGGGATCATGCAGATCAACTGGTGCTACCACGGCAAGCGCTTCGCGTCGGCGTGGGATGCCCTGAGCCCAGCGACCAATATCCGCGCCGCCGAAGCGATTCTCACGGACAACCTGCAACGCAGCGGCTCCCCGATGAAGGCGGTGGCCTGGTACCACAGCGCCGATCCGGCGCGCGGCGGGCCGTACTTTGCCCGATTCATGACTCACTTCCAGCAACTGAAGGCCCCTCAACCATGA